The genomic DNA GACAGTACGTCGTAGACTAGCGTAAAGGTGACATGCGTTTTTTTGCGCTGTGCATAACAGGCGCCGAGTAATACCACCCAAACATAGCACATGGAGGTGACCTCCATCGACCAGGGTTTAGGGTCGCGCAAGATGTAGCGAAAGAAAATCTGCATAATAAACACGCCAAACAGCCCTAAAAAGGCCAATACTGGAATGTAAATCTCCACGCAGTCCCGCAGCCAAAGCACAGCTTTTTTTAATAATTGCTTCAAGACGTTCATCCTTCCTCTTCCATGGATGTGCCGAAATAGATGCTTTTTGAGAATACGGGGCATATCGCTATGATATGCCCCGTATCAAAACGTCAACGATACAAGCTCAACAGAAAAATTTAGCCCTGAGCCTTTACCTTCTCAAAGAGATCCTTATCCCAACTCTCGGAGATGTCGCTCTCAAGGTATTTGTTAAGCACGTGGTCGGCAAACGCGTCAACATCTGCCTCATAGACCTTGAGGCCTTGCTCCTTGAGGAAATCGACAACTTCGCTCTCGGTCTTTAGGTTCGTGTCGTCGCAGGACTTACGGGCGGCTTCGACACCTTCCATAACCCAACCCTGCTGCTCAGGGGTAAGAGAATCCCACTTAGCCTTGTTAATGGTGGGCCATACCGAGTCAACCAGATGGTTGGTCAGCGAAATAGATTTCTGAACCTCGTAGAATTTGGCATTCTTAACGGTGGGTAGGGGGTTATCCTGGCCGTCGACCGTGTTGGTAGAAAGCGCCAGATACAGATCGTTAAAGGGGATGGGAGTGGGGTTTGCGCCCATGGCGGTACCAAGGAACACCCACGCATCGGAGTTGGGCATTCTCAGGTTGATACCGTTGAGGTCAGCCGGGGTCTTAATCTGCTTATCCTGACCGAGCGAGATCTGACGGGTTCCCAGATAGAAAGCACCCAGCGGCAGAACGCTCTGCTCGTCAGCGATTTTAGAAAATACTTCCTTGCCGATGTCACCGTTGAGTACCTTGGTCATGTGGTCATAGCTCTTGAAGATGTAACCGGCGGTGAACATCGAGAGCCACGGGCTGTTGGTGGTGAGCCAGGGAGCACTGGAATAGATGATGTCGCAGTCGCCAGCCATGAGCGCAGCGGTTTCGGTGTCCTGATTGAACAGGGTGCCGGAATCATAGCACTCAACGGTGATCTGGCCGTTGGAAACCTTCTCGACGGTTTCTTTAAAAACCTTCTGTGCTTGACCGTGTGCGTCGGTCGGGACAGCCGTGATCGAGAAAATCAGGTTCACGGGCTTTGCCTCAGGAGCTGAAGAACTCGCAGGGGCAGAGCTGGCGGGGGCAGAAGATGAAGCGCCGCCGCATGCGGTCAGGACCAACATCATGACTGCCAAGGTTATAGCAAATACCTTTTTCATTAATCGTTCCTCCTAAGTTTGTCTTTATTATCAACCCATCCCGGATAGGACAGATTGTAACCATATTATGGGCGATTAGGACTTGTGAGATTCACGCAGAACCAACTCGCAAGGCAACGCGATCTGCTGGTTACTGGTGTCCTTGCCTTCGAGTGTTTCAAGCATCATCCGAGCCGCCTCGCACCCCATGAGGTATGGATTCTGAAACGTAGCGGTGACGGGGGAAGTTGTGATGTTCATCCAGTCATAATCGTCAAAGCCTACCACCGAAATATCGTGTGGTACCGAAATATGATGCTCATTGAAGTATTGTAACAGGCCCATTAACAAAACATTATTCGCTGAAAAAACGGCGTCTATTCTGTTATCAAGAAGTGTCTTGACAATATTTTTTCCAGTTTGTAACTGATAGGGCAGATCAATGAAAATAAGATCGTCGTTAATTGGCAGTCCAGCTTCCTTTATGCCCTGAAGATAACCGAGATGGCGGTCGTAGGACGTAGAGAACTCAGAATTGCCGCACAAAAACGCAATGCGCTTTCTGCCATTTTGCGCTAGAAGATGCACGGCCTTACGCGCACCTTCAAGGTTATCGGAGTAGACGCTTGGCAGGCTGCAATTATCGACGCGGCGGTCTACCAACACAATTGGAATGCCAAGTGAGCGAATCTCGGTTAGCGAGGTGGGATCGCGATCAAACGGAACCAACAGCACGCCATCCACCAGTCTTTTTTCCAGTACTTGAAGGTTGGCCAGATGTTTTTCGCCCTCTTGTTCGGAATAGGTGGCGACCATGAGGTCATAACCGCTGGCGTGGAGCTGTTCGCGTGCGCCATTTAAAACGTCGAAGAAAAAGCAGTTTGTCGAGTTGTTCGGCTCAGTGCTCGGTATGATGAGCGCAATAATATGCGAGCGATTGGTTTTGAGCATCTGTGCCGCCAGATTCGGCTTGTAGCCGATTTCTTTGACTGCTTCATCCACAAGTTGCTTACTGTGCTGAGAAACGGCGCGGGTGCCGTTGATAGCGTGGGATACAGTCGTGATAGAAAGGCCGGTCATTTGGGCAATTCTTTTAATAGACAAAAATAACCATTCCTTCCTAATATTTTCACCAAACGTTTTCGCGCAAACGTTTTACATGCTTAGGATAGCATTTGATGAATCTGCATGTCAATCGTTAGCATAACAAAATTTCAATTCATAATATAGTGAAGTTGCTTATACGTGGAATGTGTTTTTGCGTAAATTTATGTTATATAGATGATTGCGACGTGAAAATTGCTACGAAAATATTGCAATACATGCAGAAATAATTTTAAAGCAGAAGCAGCGGTTCGAATTTTGTTTAAGCGGTTGGTTAAGCATAGGGCTTACTGTGCAATTTGCTATGCAAAAGTGAAAAGATTTGGCTTTTCGATATTTTGTGCAGAAAACACAGTTATATATGTAAAACAAAAGGGCGGGAACGGCCCTTCAGCCGTTCCCGCCCTTGCGAGGATTGTTATTTTGGGTTCACTGTTACGTTTAAGCCATCTGCATGGGTATCCACCGTGAGTTTTACCCCATTGGGTACTTCGTCGGCGATAAGCATGCGACCGATAAGCGTCTCAACCCGCGACTGCAAAAACCGTCGCAGTGGACGTGCGCCATAGGCGGGGTCATAACCATTTTCGATAATATACTGCCGCGCGCTATCCGAAAGCTCGACGCTGATCTGGCGTTCGGCAAGCCGCTGTTGTAGCCTATCCATTAGCATGTCGATAATGCCACCGATCTGTGACTTAGAAAGCGGAGTAAAGAAGATTGTTTCATCAATACGATTCAAAAATTCTGGGCGGAAACTACGACGTAGCAGCGCGTGAACCGCTGCATTGGCCTCAGGCGCAATACGCCCGTCTGCGCCGATCGATTCCAGCAGGATATCCGAACCGAGGTTAGAAGTCATAATAATGATTGTGTTCTTAAAGTCAACCGTGCGTCCTTGAGAGTCGGTGATTCTGCCGTCATCAAACACCTGCAATAGGACGTTGAATACGTCAGGGTGGGCCTTTTCTACCTCGTCGAACAGTACGACCGAATAGGGCTTTCTGCGTACGGCCTCGGTGAGCTGTCCACCTTCGTCATATCCGACATATCCGGGTGGAGCGCCGATAAGACGCGATACCGAATATTTCTCCATATATTCGCTCATATCGATGCGGACCATGTTTCGCTCGTCATCAAACAGTGCTTGGGCCAATGTTTTAGCAAGCTCGGTCTTGCCAACACCGGTTGGACCCAGGAACAGGAAGGTACCAATGGGGCGGTTGGGGTCGGCGATACCGGCGCGGGAGCGTAGAATCGCTTCACTAACCCGCTGGACAGCTTCGTCCTGACCGATGACGCGACGGTGCAGCACCTCGGGCAGGGCCAAAAGCTTTTCGCGTTCGCCTTCCACCAGCTTTGCCACCGGAATGCCGGTCCAGCGCCCTACAATTTTGGCGATTTCCTCGTCGGTGACGCGGTCGCGCAGCAGGGTGGCGCCGCCGGACTTCGCTGATTTTTCTTCTTCCGCGGCCAGCTGTCGCTGAAGATTGGGCAGCACGCCATATTTGAGTTCCGCCGCCTTGTTCAGGTCATAATTGCGCTCGGCGGCTTCAATTTGAGCGTTGGTCTTTTCAATTTCTTCTTTCAGACGATGTACGCCGGAGATGGCCTTTTTCTCATCTTCCCACTGTGCTTTTTTCTCGTTCATGTCGTCGCGCAGGCGGGAGAGGTCTTTTTGCAGATTGGCCAACCGCTCTTTGGACTGCGTGTCAGTTTCCTTTTTAAGCGCGGCTTCTTCAATTTCGTACTGAATAATCTTACGCGAAATTTCGTCGATTTCGGTGGGCATTGAGTCAATTTCGGTTCGTAGCATAGCGCAGGCTTCGTCGATAAGGTCGATCGCCTTATCCGGCAGAAAACGATCGGTGATATATCGGTCAGAGAGGGTGGCCGCCGCAATGATGGCGGGATCGGTAATGCGCACACCGTGGTAGACCTCGTAGCGTTCTTTGAGCCCGCGCAGAATCGCGATGGTATCCTCAACACTCGGCTGGTCGACCATAACGGGCTGGAAACGGCGTTCAAGTGCGGAATCCTTTTCGATGTACAGCCGATATTCGTTTAAGGTGGTCGCGCCGATACAATGCAATTCGCCGCGTGCCAGCATTGGCTTTAAGAGGTTACCGGCGTCCATTGAACCTTCGGTTTTGCCAGCGCCTACGATGGTGTGCAGCTCATCAATAAACAGGATGATTCTGCCGTCGCTGGCCTTGACCTCGTTTAATACAGCTTTTAAGCGTTCTTCAAACTCACCGCGGTATTTGGCGCCCGCAACCAGCGCACCCATATCCAGTGAAAAAATAGTCTTGTCGCGCAGTGTCTCAGGCACATCGCCGCGGACAATACGCTGGGCGAGTCCCTCTGCAATGGCGGTTTTGCCAACGCCCGGCTCGCCGATGAGGCAGGGGTTGTTCTTAGATTTACGCGAGAGAATACGAATGACATTTCTGATTTCGTCGTCGCGTCCGATGACGGGGTCAAGCTTACTCTGGCGGGCGCGCTCCACCAGATCATAGCCGTATTTTTTCAGTGCTTCATAGGTCGCTTCGGGGTTATCTGTCGTAACGCGGGTATTTCCACGCACCTCCGACAGCGCCTTTAAATAGGGGTCACTTGCGACGTGAAAGGATTTAAATAAACTTTTCAATGCCGAATTTGGCGTTTCAATCAATGCGAGCAGCAGATGCTCGACCGAGATAAATTCGTCGCCCAAATGCTTTGCGTCGGCCTCGGCATGGTTGAGGGCTTTGTCAACATCCTGTGAAACATAAACCTTCCCAGGCTCCCGGCCAGGGCCGGAAACGCGGGGCAACTTTTCGCATAAGGACAATGCTGCCTGTTGCAAACCCTCGGCGTCCACGCCGGAGGAGGTCAGCACACGCGGAAGAAAACCGCCGTCCTGCGTTAACAGTGCATAGAGCAAATGTTCCTGTTCAATTTGGGTGTTACCATACTGCAAAGCGAGCGATTGCGCGCTTTGAATCGCCTCTGCGGATTTCTGAGTTAATTTATTGGTATTCACAACAATCTCTCCTTCACCTTGTATTGGTTCTATTATAAGCCCACATGCAACCAAAAGTATGAATACACTGTAAATTAATTAGCACTCAATATTAAAGAGTGCTAATGGAATTAATAGAGCCTGTTATATTGAACCAGTGTTATTGTGGCTACTATTAAAATGTGCTATTCTAAAATTATACAAAATGTTCTGAATGATCTGACTGGAGGATTTTATATGAAGCTGGTATTTTTAGAGCCGCTTGGCATTCCGCAGGAAAAGCTAGAGATGATGGCGCACGAAAAGCTAGGCGATCGGGCGGAATTGGTCTTTCATAGCTCTCGTGTAGAGGATTCTGCCACGCTGATCGAGCGCAGTCGTGATGCTGATATCGTGGTGCTCTCAAACTTTAAATATCGCGAGGACGTGCTGTCGCACTGCCCCAATCTTAAAATGATTTGCATCGCCTTCACTGGCGTGGATCATGTGGACATAGTCTATTGCCGTGCGCATAATATTACGGTGTGCAACTGTGCGGGCTACTCCACCGTGGCAGTTGCCGATCTCGTATTCGGCCTGGTCATCGCGCTGCAGCGCCGGCTGATTGCCTGCGATAAGGCTGTACGTGAGGGTGGCACAAAAAATGGGCTGGTCGGTTTTGAGATGGAAGGTAAAAAGTTTGGCGTTATTGGCACTGGCGCCATCGGTCTTAGAGTTGCGAAAATTGCACAGGCGTTCGGCTGCGAGGTTCTGGCTTATAGTCGCACCCAAAAGGACGTTGAGGGTGTGACCTACACCGAGCTTGACACGCTGCTTTCCTCCTGTGACATTGTTTCGCTACATGTGCCGCAGAATGCCGAGACGGTTGGCCTTATCGGTAAAGCACAGCTCGAGCTGATGAAAAAATCCGCTATTTTAATCAACACGGCACGCGGACCCGTTGTGGACAGTGTGGCGCTTTCACAGGCGCTAAAAGATGGTATCATTGCCGGGGCTGGGGTGGACGTATTTGAGACTGAACCACCTATCGCCGAGGATCACCCGCTGTTTTCATCTCCCAATTTAATTGCATCGCCTCACGTCGCTTTTGCTACGGCCGAATCGATGCAAAAGCGCGCTGCGATCGTTATGGACAATCTGGACGCGTATTTGAATGGTGTCCCGCAAAATGTTGTAAAATAGAAAAATGCATTTTCTTTAAGGCTATCTTGCAAAAATATCGTTAAAATGTCTAAAAAAACGATATTTTATTTGTGTTGGATGTGTACACAAGACAATCTTTTTCATAATGTAAACAAGCCATTGAAATTTGACGCCTTATCGTATAAAATGAAATTATTGATGTAACAGGGGGCGAACAGCAATGGCGGCGCTTATCTTTGCAGGATGTCCAAATTCAGGGCCTTTTTGCGCAAAAAGAGGCTTTGTGTACAACGCGCATATGGTGGGCTGCGCACCGTCCGGCTCTCGTTGCAATCATGAATAGAACATAGGTGCAAGCTGCGGCGTAATCCGCAGCTTGTTTCATTTTTCCAGAAAAAGGGAGGTAATTCGAATGAAAAAAGTTGCAATTCTCATGGGCTCCGACAGTGATCTGCCGGTTTTAAAGCCCGCTGTCAAAACGCTGCATCAGTTGGGTGTCCCGTTCTCGGTTCGGGTAATGTCGGCACACCGTACGCCGGTGGAGGCTGCGACCTTTGCCAAATCTGCCCGCGAAGAGGGCTACGGTGTGATTATTGCCGCCGCCGGAAAAGCCGCACACCTTGCCGGTTCACTGGCTGCGCAGACCACGCTGCCGGTTATAGGTGTTCCGGTCAAATCCTCAACGCTCGACGGTCTGGACGCGTTACTTTCCACCGTTCAGATGCCAAGCGGTATCCCCGTGGCTACCGTCGCAATTGACGGCGCACAAAACGCGGCGCTGCTGGCTGCTGAGATGTTAGCACTTTCTGATGACGTACTGGCCCAAAAGCTTGATGACCTGCGCGTAGCGCAGCATGATTCGGTGTTAAAAAAGGATGAGGCGATTGATGTCGCCGCGATTTTGGCAGAATAAAATCAATATCAAAATTCACATTATAACGAACGATGACAAACAGGGAGGATAAGCAAATGAATTATACTAAGGGCGAACAGCTTTACGAAGGAAAGGCCAAGAAGGTTTTTGCTACAAATGACCCGCAAGTCTATATTGTCGACTATAAGGATGATGCCACCGCGTTCAATGGTCTTAAAAAGGGTACTATCGTCGGTAAGGGTGTTATCAATAATAAAGTCTCTAACTTCATGATGAAGCAGCTTGCTGAAAAGGCCAATATCCCGACCCATTTCATTGAGCAAATTTCCGACCGTGAAACGCTGGTACGCAAGGTTTCCATTGTTCCGCTCGAAGTTATCGTTCGTAACGTCTGTGCAGGCTCAATGGCCAAGCGCTACGGCGTTGCCGAGGGTACACCGCTGGCTCGCCCCGCGATGGAATTTTCCTTTAAAAATGATGATCTTGGCGACCCGATGATCAATGACGACTATGCAATTGCGTTAAATCTAGCCACCGAAGAGGAAATTGCGACAATCCGCCAATATGCGTTTGCGGTCAACGAGTTTATGAAAGCCTATCTGCTGGAGTTGGGCATTAAGCTCATCGACTTTAAGCTTGAGTTCGGCAAAACTGATAGTGGTGAAATTATTCTGGCAGACGAAATTTCGCCCGATACTTGCCGCTTCTGGGATGTCAAGACCAATGAGAAGCTGGACAAAGACCGCTTTCGCCGAGATCTTGGCGACGTCGAGAGCGCTTATCACGAGATTTTACACCGCCTGATGGGCGAGTAAGTTTTATCCAAACAGTCGAAAGGCGGTAACGGAATGTTTGATTCTATCCACGAGGAATGCGGCGTATTTGGCATCCGTGCACCAAAGCGCTGCGATGTGGCGGCAAGTGCCTATTATGCGCTTTACGCCCTGCAGCACCGCGGGCAGGAAAGCTGTGGCATTGCGGTGAATACCAAAGGTGTTATTAAATGTCATCGTGACCTCGGCCTTGTGCCGGAGGTTTTTACAGAACGGGTACTTTCTGAACTAGGTACCGGCTCTATGGCGGTCGGGCACA from Oscillospiraceae bacterium MB24-C1 includes the following:
- the purE gene encoding 5-(carboxyamino)imidazole ribonucleotide mutase, encoding MKKVAILMGSDSDLPVLKPAVKTLHQLGVPFSVRVMSAHRTPVEAATFAKSAREEGYGVIIAAAGKAAHLAGSLAAQTTLPVIGVPVKSSTLDGLDALLSTVQMPSGIPVATVAIDGAQNAALLAAEMLALSDDVLAQKLDDLRVAQHDSVLKKDEAIDVAAILAE
- a CDS encoding phosphoribosylaminoimidazolesuccinocarboxamide synthase; translation: MNYTKGEQLYEGKAKKVFATNDPQVYIVDYKDDATAFNGLKKGTIVGKGVINNKVSNFMMKQLAEKANIPTHFIEQISDRETLVRKVSIVPLEVIVRNVCAGSMAKRYGVAEGTPLARPAMEFSFKNDDLGDPMINDDYAIALNLATEEEIATIRQYAFAVNEFMKAYLLELGIKLIDFKLEFGKTDSGEIILADEISPDTCRFWDVKTNEKLDKDRFRRDLGDVESAYHEILHRLMGE
- a CDS encoding NAD(P)-dependent oxidoreductase, translated to MKLVFLEPLGIPQEKLEMMAHEKLGDRAELVFHSSRVEDSATLIERSRDADIVVLSNFKYREDVLSHCPNLKMICIAFTGVDHVDIVYCRAHNITVCNCAGYSTVAVADLVFGLVIALQRRLIACDKAVREGGTKNGLVGFEMEGKKFGVIGTGAIGLRVAKIAQAFGCEVLAYSRTQKDVEGVTYTELDTLLSSCDIVSLHVPQNAETVGLIGKAQLELMKKSAILINTARGPVVDSVALSQALKDGIIAGAGVDVFETEPPIAEDHPLFSSPNLIASPHVAFATAESMQKRAAIVMDNLDAYLNGVPQNVVK
- the clpB gene encoding ATP-dependent chaperone ClpB, translated to MNTNKLTQKSAEAIQSAQSLALQYGNTQIEQEHLLYALLTQDGGFLPRVLTSSGVDAEGLQQAALSLCEKLPRVSGPGREPGKVYVSQDVDKALNHAEADAKHLGDEFISVEHLLLALIETPNSALKSLFKSFHVASDPYLKALSEVRGNTRVTTDNPEATYEALKKYGYDLVERARQSKLDPVIGRDDEIRNVIRILSRKSKNNPCLIGEPGVGKTAIAEGLAQRIVRGDVPETLRDKTIFSLDMGALVAGAKYRGEFEERLKAVLNEVKASDGRIILFIDELHTIVGAGKTEGSMDAGNLLKPMLARGELHCIGATTLNEYRLYIEKDSALERRFQPVMVDQPSVEDTIAILRGLKERYEVYHGVRITDPAIIAAATLSDRYITDRFLPDKAIDLIDEACAMLRTEIDSMPTEIDEISRKIIQYEIEEAALKKETDTQSKERLANLQKDLSRLRDDMNEKKAQWEDEKKAISGVHRLKEEIEKTNAQIEAAERNYDLNKAAELKYGVLPNLQRQLAAEEEKSAKSGGATLLRDRVTDEEIAKIVGRWTGIPVAKLVEGEREKLLALPEVLHRRVIGQDEAVQRVSEAILRSRAGIADPNRPIGTFLFLGPTGVGKTELAKTLAQALFDDERNMVRIDMSEYMEKYSVSRLIGAPPGYVGYDEGGQLTEAVRRKPYSVVLFDEVEKAHPDVFNVLLQVFDDGRITDSQGRTVDFKNTIIIMTSNLGSDILLESIGADGRIAPEANAAVHALLRRSFRPEFLNRIDETIFFTPLSKSQIGGIIDMLMDRLQQRLAERQISVELSDSARQYIIENGYDPAYGARPLRRFLQSRVETLIGRMLIADEVPNGVKLTVDTHADGLNVTVNPK
- a CDS encoding sialic acid TRAP transporter substrate-binding protein SiaP, whose protein sequence is MKKVFAITLAVMMLVLTACGGASSSAPASSAPASSSAPEAKPVNLIFSITAVPTDAHGQAQKVFKETVEKVSNGQITVECYDSGTLFNQDTETAALMAGDCDIIYSSAPWLTTNSPWLSMFTAGYIFKSYDHMTKVLNGDIGKEVFSKIADEQSVLPLGAFYLGTRQISLGQDKQIKTPADLNGINLRMPNSDAWVFLGTAMGANPTPIPFNDLYLALSTNTVDGQDNPLPTVKNAKFYEVQKSISLTNHLVDSVWPTINKAKWDSLTPEQQGWVMEGVEAARKSCDDTNLKTESEVVDFLKEQGLKVYEADVDAFADHVLNKYLESDISESWDKDLFEKVKAQG
- a CDS encoding LacI family DNA-binding transcriptional regulator is translated as MSIKRIAQMTGLSITTVSHAINGTRAVSQHSKQLVDEAVKEIGYKPNLAAQMLKTNRSHIIALIIPSTEPNNSTNCFFFDVLNGAREQLHASGYDLMVATYSEQEGEKHLANLQVLEKRLVDGVLLVPFDRDPTSLTEIRSLGIPIVLVDRRVDNCSLPSVYSDNLEGARKAVHLLAQNGRKRIAFLCGNSEFSTSYDRHLGYLQGIKEAGLPINDDLIFIDLPYQLQTGKNIVKTLLDNRIDAVFSANNVLLMGLLQYFNEHHISVPHDISVVGFDDYDWMNITTSPVTATFQNPYLMGCEAARMMLETLEGKDTSNQQIALPCELVLRESHKS